The Acidobacteriota bacterium region TAGCTGTGTTTTGTTATCCTGTTGAAATCTAAACATATTATTTGGATTTTGGATTTTGGATTTTAGATTTTGGATTTTGGAAGATCGATAAAATTCGACCAATCCAAAATCCAAAATCGGCAATCCGAAATCGCCTAGTCTGCTCCTACCAATTCACCGACACCTTCGAGAGCCGCGTCCGGATCGATCTCATCTTCGGTAATGAGTTCGACATCGAGACACAGCGATTGGAGTTCGCGTACGAGAACGTTGAACGATTCAGGAATTCCCGGCTGGAAGTCCGAATCGCCCTTGACGATCGTTTCGTAGATCTTCGACCGACCGGCAACGTCATCGGATTTGCAGGTCAGAAGTTCCTGCAGGATGTGCGCCGCGCCGTAAGCTTCGAGCGCCCACACTTCCATTTCACCGAAACGCTGTCCGCCGAACTGCGCCTTGCCACCGAGCGGTTGCTGGGTGATGAGCGAGTACGGTCCGATCGAACGCGCGTGGATCTTATCGTCGACCAAGTGCGAAAGTTTGAGCATATAGATGTAACCGACGGTCACTTTCTGCTCGAACTGTTCGCCCGTCATCCCGTCGTAAAGACGCGTTTTGCCTGACGGTCCGACCGACGGCGGGATGTTGAGTTCGTCGTAACGCTCGTTGGCTTTGCCGATGAACGTCTTGATCTCTTCTTCACTTGCTCCGTCGAAGACCGGCGTCGCGAAGTGCAGACCGAGAACGCGCGCGGCCCAACCGAGATGCGTTTCAAGAATCTGTCCGACGTTCATACGCGACGGCACGCCGAGCGGATTGAGAACGATCTCGACCGGCGTTCCGTCGGGAAGATAAGGCATATCCTCTTCCGGCAGAATGCGCGCGATCACGCCCTTGTTGCCGTGACGTCCGGCCATTTTGTCTCCGACCGAAAGCTTGCGCTTCATCGCGACGAAAACCTTGACCAGTTTGATAACTCCCGGCGGAAGTTCGTCACCCTGCTTGAGCTTGGTGATCTTTTCCTCGTAGATATCGCTCAGGATGTTGATCTGGCGCGAAGTGCGCTGTTCGTATTCCTTGATCTCCGCCGCGACGTCGATCGTTCCGGCTGAAACGTCCGCCTTTCGCAGATGGCGAAGTTCGACGCCCTGAAGTTTCTCCTTCGTCAGAGTTTCGCCCTTTTTGAGAAGGATCGTGTTGCCGTCCGAAACATCTTTCGTCAGCGTGCGTCCGTCAAAAAGTTCGTAGATTCGCGAATCACGCTGCTCGGTCAAGATGCGGATCTCGTCCTCAAGGTCGCGCCGCAGCGCGTCTTCCTGCATTCCCTCGATATCGCGTGAACGTTCGTCTTTCTCCTGGCCCTTGCGGGTGAAGACCTGAACGTCGACGACCGTACCGTCGATTCCCGGCGGGCACGTCAAACTTGCGTCCTTAACGTCGCCGGCTTTCTCGCCGAAGATCGCGCGGAGCAGTTTTTCTTCCGCGGTCAACTGAGTTTCGCCCTTCGGCGTCACCTTGCCGACGAGGATCGAGCCGGGCTTGACCTGCGCGCCGATTCGGATGATTCCCGATTCATCGAGATCGCGAAGCATATTCTCGCCGATGTTCGGGATATCGCGGGTGATCTCCTCGGGCCCGAGTTTCGTGTCGCGGGCTTCGATCTCGAGTTCCTCGATATGGATCGACGTGTAGTAGTCATCCTTCACGAGGCGTTCCGAAACGAGGATCGCGTCCTCGAAGTTGTAGCCGCGCCACGGCATGAACGAGACGAGCACGTTGCGTCCGAGAGCGAGCTCGCCCTTGTCGGTACACGGGCCGTCCGCGATCACCTGTCCTTTCATCACGCGTTCGCCGACCTGAACGATCGGTCGCTGATTGATACAGGTGTTCTGGTTCGACCGCTTGAATTTGACGAGACTGTAAATGTCAGCCGTTACCTCGCGCGAGATCGTGCCGTCGACGTTATGGTCGGCCTTGACGATGATGCGCTCGGAATCGACGTAATCGACCACTCCGTCACGTTTCGCGATGACGACCGCGCCCGAGTCGCGCGCGGCGACCTTCTCCATACCCGTCCCGACGTACGGCGCTTCCGCAAGCAGAAGCGGAACCGACTGACGCTGCATGTTCGAACCCATCAAGGCGCGGTTGGCATCATCGTTTTCGAGAAAAGGGATCAGGCTCGCGGCGACCGAAACGAGTTGTTTCGGCGAAACGTCCATATACTGAATGTCGGCGCGGTCGGCGGTGATGAATTCACCCTTTTGCCGCGCGGCATTGCGTTCGTTGACGAAATTGCCGTCTTCGTCGAGTTCGATGTTTGCCTGTCCGATGATCCATTTGTCTTCTTCCCACGCGGTCAGATAGAACGGGAACGGTTCGAACTCGGCCTGGCGTTGGTTCGCTTTGAGTTTCTTGTTGGCCGCTTCGACGTCCTCGAGCGGAACGTGCTGCTTCGGTTTGAACGCCGTGTCGCCGCCGTTATGGATCACGACATATTCGATAACCCGTCCGTTCTCGACCTTGCGGTACGGCGACTCGATGAACCCGAATTCGTTGATCCGCGCAAAGCACGAGAGAGACGAGATGAGTCCGATGTTCGGACCTTCAGGCGTCTCGATCGGACAGATGCGGCCATAGTGCGTCGGGTGAACGTCGCGGACTTCGAAACCGGCCCGCTCGCGCGACAGACCGCCCGGTCCGAGTGCGGACAAGCGGCGTTTGTGCGTGATTTCGGACAGCGGATTCGTTTGGTCCATAAACTGCGACAACTGCGACGATCCGAAAAATTCGCGGACCGCGGCCGTCACCGGCTTGGCATTGACCAGATCGCGCGGCATCGTCGTAAACATATCCTGTTGAATGGACATCTTTTCCTTGATCGCGCGTTCCATTCGCTCGAGACCGATGCGGAACTGATTCTCGAGCAGTTCGCCGACCGCGCGGACGCGGCGGTTACCGAGATGATCGATATCGTCCTGCCCAAAGTTGTCGCTGTCGCGCTTCATCTTCAACAGATACCGGACGACTTCGAGAAAATCTCCGGCTTCGAGAAGCGGATTGTCGATGTTGTCGCGTTCTGGCCGATTCATCTTGATGTTGAACTTCAGTCGGCCGACACGCGAAAGATCGAAGCGGCGGGCGTCGAAGAACATACCTTCAAGCAGGCGGTAAGCGGTCGGAACCGTCGGCGGATCGCCGGGGCGCATCTTGCGGTAAATTTCGAGCAGCGCGTCGACCGGTTTGTTGATCGTGTCCTTTTTCAGCGTCTGGGTGATGATTCCGCCGACGACGTCTTTTTCCGGAAAGAACACGTGGAACGAAGCGACGCCTTCTTCAACGATCTGCTGAAGTTTCGCCGGTGTGATCTCGCTGTTGGCTTCGGCGATTACCTCGCCGGTTTCAGTGTTGACGACATCCGAAAGCGCGAAGGCGCCTTCAAAATCGTGTTGTCCGACCTCAACCTGCTCGGTTCCGAGCTTGCGCAATTCGCGCAGCGCCATCTTGGTGATCTTTTTGCCGACGCGAACGACATCGTCGCCATCGGCCTTGATGTCCTCTTCGGACTTCATACCCTCGAGGTTTGTCGGACCTTCCGGCTTGACCTTGACGTAGAGCTTTCCTTTCTTTACCGACACTTCGTCGTTCGTGTAGAACATCCGAAGAATCTCGCCGTTTCCGAACTCCGAGTTCTTGATGACTTCTTCAAGTATGTTGTCCGAGATCGTCTTCATATCGATCTGCGGATTCAGCCACAGTCCAAGCGCGCGCAGAAAGATCGTCGCGAGGATCTTTCGCTTTCCGAGACGAGCGTAGAGAATTCCTTTCTGGTCGAATTCAAACTCGACCCACGAGCCGCGATAGGGAATTACCTTCGCGAGGAACGTGTCGCGTTCACCTTTGAAGAATACGCCCGGGCTGCGATGAAGCTGCGAGACGATGACGCGTTCCGTGCCGTTGATGATAAACGTTCCGTTGTCAGTCATCAGCGGAATCTCGCCGAAGAAAACCTCCTCTTCTTTGATATCGCGGATGGTCGAAACTCCGGTTTCGACGTCTTTATCGTAAACCGTCAAACGTATCTTAACCTTCAGCGGAACGCTGTAGCTCATTCCGCGTTCCTGACATTCCTGCTGATCGTGCTTGTGTTTCAGACCGACCGGTTCTCCGCAATTCGAGCAGAGGTTCGGGCGAACGGCGTTGAACGTTCCGCAGCTGTTGCAGAGCACTTCCGCGGGGTTGAACGGATCGACCTTGACCTTTGAACCGCAGCTTTTGCAGTTCGCACGAAGATGCTCGAGCCCTTCAAGGTTGCCGCATTTGCATTGCCAGTTGCCGATCTGATATTCGACATACTCAAGCGTGGCCGTCTGACGAAAGTCCGAAACCGGAAAGATGGACCTGAAGACCGACTGGAGCCCGACTGGTTCACGTTCTTCCGGGATAAGGTCCATCTGAAGAAAGCGATTGTAGGATTCACGCTGTACTTCGATCAGATTCGGAATCCGCGCCGACGTGTAGATCTTCGAAAAATCCACACGTTGCGGCGCCTGACTTGTGCGGCGTCCGAGACCGTTCGTGTTGTTTTGTAGCGGATTAGCAATCATATTTTTGTTAAATACTTGAAGAAAAATTACTGTTGATTTAATTGCCTTTTGTTGATAGGATTCTCACTAGCACGAGACTCCCCAAAACATTCCAAAAGAGACGGCAAATGCGGCCCTAGGCAAAGTATGCCCAGACCGCTTTTTAAGCAGTTAAGTGCTTTATCTTACGTTTCCGAGAGTGTCGAAAAAAGACACCAACTCTCCATGCGAGATATTATCTCGAATTGTAGCCAGAAACCCCGGTTTCGAGTTTCATCCGATTAAGGCAAGCGCAGAACCTTGCGGCTCGGCGCTTGCCCTCTAAGTCTAACAAGTAAACCCGTCAACTTCAAATTCGATCCTGAAACGGACTATTTGAGGCTGACAAACAAATTTACTTGATCTCAACAGTCGCGCCGGCTTCGGTGAGTTTGGCCTTGATTTCTTCGGCCTCATCCTTCGAAACGCCTTCTTTGATGGCCTTCGGAGCCGCATCGACGAGGTCCTTGGCTTCCTTAAGTCCAAGACCCGAAACAACTTCGCGGACAACCTTGATAACGTTGATCTTTGCAGCGCCGGGCGCGGTCAGAATAACATCAAACGTGTCCTTCTCGGCTTCGGCAGCAGCGCCGTCGCCTCCGGGAGCGGCCGCGACCATCATCGGAGCCGCAGCTGCAGCGGCCGAAACACCGAAAACTTCTTCAAGTTCCTTGACCAACTCCGACGCTTCAAGAAGCGTGATTCCTTTCAAATACTCAATAACATCATCTTTTGTAACTGCCATAACTTTATTATTTCCTCCACTTAGGGTTCTTGTTTTAGTTAATGATCAATTGCCGATCGTCGTTCGTTGGCAGTGCCTTCAGTAACGAGAGCACAATCAACGTTTGACCATTGGCGATTGACCGCGTCAGCCGGTAGAACCCACGGGACTCTTTATCGAAGGTTGCATCTCCTCGACGAAGTGTCCGACGCAACGCGACCTGACTATCGCGCCGCTCGCTTTCCTTGAGTACGGCCAAATTGATTTTGGATTTGCGATCTGTGATTTCGGATTTAATGACATCCGCATTCCCAAATCGCAATTCCCAAATGTGTCTAGGCTTGCTTTTGCTCTCCGATCTGCTTGATGACAACTGCCAGATCGCGCGGAACGGCATTGATGACCGTAACGATTCGCTGCGCCTGGGCGTTGATAACGTAAAGCAGTTTCGAGATAAGCTCTTCTTTCGAAGGCAAGCTGGCGATCGCTTCAACCTGACTGAGGTTGACGACCTTGCCATCGACGACGCCGGCCTTGAATGAAAAGAAGTCGGCGTTGTCCTTGATAAATTTCGAGACGGTTTTCGACAAAACGACCGGGTCGCTTTCCGTCCAAACGATGCCTGTCACGCCCTTGAAGTGCTCACTTGCCTCTTCGTACGGCGTGCCCTTGACGGCGAGCCGGGCGATCGTGTTCTTGACCACCTGGTACTTGGCGCCGACTTCACGAAGCTGATGCCGGAATTCCTGGTCTTTCGAGACGGTCAGCTTGTTGAAGCTGACGATCATCGCGGATTTCGAATTGCTCAACTCGGTCGTGAGGGCGTTCAAATCGATCTGTTTTTGCTCTCTGGTTTTCATTACTTTATTCCTCGCTCCTCACTATTAAACAAATGCCAACTCATCGAGCAGAACGCCCGGGCTCATTGTCGCCGCAAGATTGATCTTCTTGAGGTAACGGCCTTTCGCCGTGGTGGGTTTGGCCTTCATAACGGCGTTGATCAAAACTCTCGTGTTTTCCAAAAGCTTCTCCGCGTCAAAAGACACTTTACCGACGGGTGAATGGATGACGCCCGTTTTGTCGACGCGATATTCGACCTTACCCGCTTTCGTTTCTTCGATCGCGGTTTTGACGTCCATCGTCACCGTGCCTGTTTTGGGATTGGGCATTAGACCGCGGGGACCGAGCACTTTTCCGAGCGCACCGATTTTGCCCATCATATCGGGTGTGGCGATCAACGCGTCGAAGTCGAGCCAGCCGCCCTTGATGCGGTCGACGATATCCTCGCCGCCCGCAAAATCGGCACCTGCTTCTTCGGCTTCGCGGATCTTGTCGCCTTGCGCGACGACCACGACGACCTTTGCCTTACCGCCGAGTCCGTTCGGGAGAACAACCGTTCCGCGAACCATCTGGTCGGCCTTTCGCGGGTCGACACCGAGCCACATTGTCAGTTCGACCGTTTCGTCAAACTTGGCAAACGCGATTTCCTTCAGCTTTGCCAGTCCTTCTTCGAGCGTGTATTTCTTGTTCGGCTCGATCTTCTCAAGAGCCGATCTGTATTTCTTTCCTTTTTTTGCCATTGTTATCTGTGGTTCAAACGAAATGCCCTTAAATTTGCGCCGAGGCGCTAACATTTCTCCCACTCCAAAATCGGATTGTCGATCTCCGAATCACGATTCCTGATCGAATCAAAAACGAATCCACGATTCAACAACCAATCACTTTTTCAAATCGGGACGTAATCTACGTTTTGAGCAGCTCAAATCCGCATTCACGAATCCCTAGTCCAAAATCGTCAGTCCCATCGATTTCGCGGTGCCTTCGATCGTCCGCATCGCCGATTCGAGGTTCGACG contains the following coding sequences:
- the rpoB gene encoding DNA-directed RNA polymerase subunit beta; the protein is MIANPLQNNTNGLGRRTSQAPQRVDFSKIYTSARIPNLIEVQRESYNRFLQMDLIPEEREPVGLQSVFRSIFPVSDFRQTATLEYVEYQIGNWQCKCGNLEGLEHLRANCKSCGSKVKVDPFNPAEVLCNSCGTFNAVRPNLCSNCGEPVGLKHKHDQQECQERGMSYSVPLKVKIRLTVYDKDVETGVSTIRDIKEEEVFFGEIPLMTDNGTFIINGTERVIVSQLHRSPGVFFKGERDTFLAKVIPYRGSWVEFEFDQKGILYARLGKRKILATIFLRALGLWLNPQIDMKTISDNILEEVIKNSEFGNGEILRMFYTNDEVSVKKGKLYVKVKPEGPTNLEGMKSEEDIKADGDDVVRVGKKITKMALRELRKLGTEQVEVGQHDFEGAFALSDVVNTETGEVIAEANSEITPAKLQQIVEEGVASFHVFFPEKDVVGGIITQTLKKDTINKPVDALLEIYRKMRPGDPPTVPTAYRLLEGMFFDARRFDLSRVGRLKFNIKMNRPERDNIDNPLLEAGDFLEVVRYLLKMKRDSDNFGQDDIDHLGNRRVRAVGELLENQFRIGLERMERAIKEKMSIQQDMFTTMPRDLVNAKPVTAAVREFFGSSQLSQFMDQTNPLSEITHKRRLSALGPGGLSRERAGFEVRDVHPTHYGRICPIETPEGPNIGLISSLSCFARINEFGFIESPYRKVENGRVIEYVVIHNGGDTAFKPKQHVPLEDVEAANKKLKANQRQAEFEPFPFYLTAWEEDKWIIGQANIELDEDGNFVNERNAARQKGEFITADRADIQYMDVSPKQLVSVAASLIPFLENDDANRALMGSNMQRQSVPLLLAEAPYVGTGMEKVAARDSGAVVIAKRDGVVDYVDSERIIVKADHNVDGTISREVTADIYSLVKFKRSNQNTCINQRPIVQVGERVMKGQVIADGPCTDKGELALGRNVLVSFMPWRGYNFEDAILVSERLVKDDYYTSIHIEELEIEARDTKLGPEEITRDIPNIGENMLRDLDESGIIRIGAQVKPGSILVGKVTPKGETQLTAEEKLLRAIFGEKAGDVKDASLTCPPGIDGTVVDVQVFTRKGQEKDERSRDIEGMQEDALRRDLEDEIRILTEQRDSRIYELFDGRTLTKDVSDGNTILLKKGETLTKEKLQGVELRHLRKADVSAGTIDVAAEIKEYEQRTSRQINILSDIYEEKITKLKQGDELPPGVIKLVKVFVAMKRKLSVGDKMAGRHGNKGVIARILPEEDMPYLPDGTPVEIVLNPLGVPSRMNVGQILETHLGWAARVLGLHFATPVFDGASEEEIKTFIGKANERYDELNIPPSVGPSGKTRLYDGMTGEQFEQKVTVGYIYMLKLSHLVDDKIHARSIGPYSLITQQPLGGKAQFGGQRFGEMEVWALEAYGAAHILQELLTCKSDDVAGRSKIYETIVKGDSDFQPGIPESFNVLVRELQSLCLDVELITEDEIDPDAALEGVGELVGAD
- the rplL gene encoding 50S ribosomal protein L7/L12, which gives rise to MAVTKDDVIEYLKGITLLEASELVKELEEVFGVSAAAAAAPMMVAAAPGGDGAAAEAEKDTFDVILTAPGAAKINVIKVVREVVSGLGLKEAKDLVDAAPKAIKEGVSKDEAEEIKAKLTEAGATVEIK
- a CDS encoding 50S ribosomal protein L10 is translated as MKTREQKQIDLNALTTELSNSKSAMIVSFNKLTVSKDQEFRHQLREVGAKYQVVKNTIARLAVKGTPYEEASEHFKGVTGIVWTESDPVVLSKTVSKFIKDNADFFSFKAGVVDGKVVNLSQVEAIASLPSKEELISKLLYVINAQAQRIVTVINAVPRDLAVVIKQIGEQKQA
- a CDS encoding 50S ribosomal protein L1, encoding MAKKGKKYRSALEKIEPNKKYTLEEGLAKLKEIAFAKFDETVELTMWLGVDPRKADQMVRGTVVLPNGLGGKAKVVVVVAQGDKIREAEEAGADFAGGEDIVDRIKGGWLDFDALIATPDMMGKIGALGKVLGPRGLMPNPKTGTVTMDVKTAIEETKAGKVEYRVDKTGVIHSPVGKVSFDAEKLLENTRVLINAVMKAKPTTAKGRYLKKINLAATMSPGVLLDELAFV